A segment of the Thermoanaerobaculia bacterium genome:
GGCAATCCGCGTCTCGGCGTGATGTTGCCGACGAGCCCGCTGCATCACCTGCTGCTCGCGGCGGTGGATTTTCCCCTGGTGGCGACGAGCGGCAACCTCTCCGGCGAGCCGATCGCGATCGACGACGACGAAGCGCTGGATCGGCTCGGCGGCGAGAGCGGCATCGCCGATCTCTTCCTGCTGCACGACCGGCCGATCGCCCGCCATGTCGACGACAGCGTCGCGTGGCTCCTCGACGGCGGGCCGCAACTGCTGCGCCGGGCCCGCGGCTACGCACCACTGCCGGTTCTCGCGGCGGAGGAGCTCCCCTGCCTCGTCGCCACCGGCGCGCATCAGAAGACGACCGCCGCGGTGAGCGTCGGCAAGCAGATCTTCCTGTCGCAGCACCTGGGCGACATGGAGACGCCCGAGGCCCATGCCGCCTTCGAGCGCGTGATCCTCGACTTTCTCGACCTCTACGGGGCGACGCCGACGGCGATCGTGCACGATCTGCATCCCGACTATCCGACCACCCACTGGGCGGCGCTCGCCTGCCGCGCCGAGGGTGGTCTGCTCGAGCGCGCCGGGAGAGAGCCGCGCGCGCTGCGACGGATCGCGGTGCAGCATCATCACGCCCATCTCGCCGCCTGCCTCGCCGAGCACCGCGCCGACAGCAGAGTGCTCGGACCGGCGCTCGGACTCTGCTTCGACGGCACCGGCTACGGACCCGACGGCACCGTATGGGGCGGCGAGGCCCTGGTCACTGCCCTGGCCGCCACGCAGGTACCCCGGGAGGCCCGCGCGGAGGGCTCCGTCCCGGCGCCGGCCGGGGAGTTCTTCCGCCTCGCCCGCCTGCGCCCGTTCCGCTTGCCCGGCGGCGAGGCGGCGGTGCGCGAGCCGCGGCGTATCGCACTCGCCCTGCTGCACCAGCTCGAAGGTGACGCGGCCATCGAGCGGCGCGACATTCCGGCCCTCGCCACGTTTTCGGCGACCGAGCGGGCGGTGATGCACCGGATGCTCGTGACCGGATGGAACTCCCCCTGGACCTCCTCCATGGGCCGGCTTTTCGATGGCGTCGCGGCGCTGGTCGGCGTCGGCGGGATCGACGGGCTCGGAGCCCGTGTCTCCTTCGAGGCCGAGGCGGCGATGGCGCTCGAGTTCGCCGCGTCGACGGAGGATGGCGGCGGCTACCCGCTGCCGCTCGTCGAAGGCGTCTCGCCCGCCGGCCTCGCGCCCGGCGAGGTCGCCCGCGCCACGCTCCACGAGCTCGACTGGCGACCGCTGGTCGCGGCCCTGCTCGCCGACCGTGCCCGCGGCGAGTCGACCGCCCGGATCGCCGCGCGCTTCCACCAG
Coding sequences within it:
- a CDS encoding carbamoyltransferase HypF, whose amino-acid sequence is GNPRLGVMLPTSPLHHLLLAAVDFPLVATSGNLSGEPIAIDDDEALDRLGGESGIADLFLLHDRPIARHVDDSVAWLLDGGPQLLRRARGYAPLPVLAAEELPCLVATGAHQKTTAAVSVGKQIFLSQHLGDMETPEAHAAFERVILDFLDLYGATPTAIVHDLHPDYPTTHWAALACRAEGGLLERAGREPRALRRIAVQHHHAHLAACLAEHRADSRVLGPALGLCFDGTGYGPDGTVWGGEALVTALAATQVPREARAEGSVPAPAGEFFRLARLRPFRLPGGEAAVREPRRIALALLHQLEGDAAIERRDIPALATFSATERAVMHRMLVTGWNSPWTSSMGRLFDGVAALVGVGGIDGLGARVSFEAEAAMALEFAASTEDGGGYPLPLVEGVSPAGLAPGEVARATLHELDWRPLVAALLADRARGESTARIAARFHQAVADGALAVARLAGERRGGGVTQVALSGGCFQNRRLSESLAAALRAADFTVLLQRAVPPNDGGIALGQIAVAAARLAAH